From one Sparus aurata chromosome 16, fSpaAur1.1, whole genome shotgun sequence genomic stretch:
- the fosl2 gene encoding fos-related antigen 2 isoform X1 yields MYQDYAGNYDTSSRGSSTSPAQPESFTSGSSTIGSPISTSSYQKYRVDMPGSNSAFIPTINAITTSQDLQWMVQPTVITSMSNPYSRSHPYGHHLTNGPGLLGHNTLARPGVIRSIGDARGRRKRDEQLTPEEEEKRRVRRERNKLAAAKCRNRRRELTEMLQGETEKLEEEKADLQKEIESLQKEKDKLEFMLVAHNPVCKLPMEERHQSSGHQQHQQQCAPLPLTMRPNLGTRAQMNQVVVKQEPEDTEDGVGKPQRSVIKPICLGGGGVSGGMYCTDGDSLNTPVVAASTPAATPNAPSLIFTYPNMLEPESPSPSSESCSKAHRRSSSSGDQSSDSLNSPTLLAL; encoded by the exons ATGTACCAGGACTACGCCGGGAACTACGACACCTCGTCCCGCGGAAGCAGCACCTCTCCGGCCCAGCCAGAGTCCTTCACAAGCGGCAGCAGCACGATCGGAAGTCCGATCTCTACCTCAAGCTACCAG AAGTACAGGGTCGACATGCCCGGCTCTAACAGTGCCTTCATACCCACCATCAATGCAATCACGACCAGCCAAGACCTGCAGTGGATGGTACAGCCCACCGTCATCACTTCCATGTCCAACCCTTACTCCCGCTCCCACCCGTACGGCCATCACCTGACCAATGGGCCAGGGCTGCTGGGGCACAACACGCTGGCTCGGCCCGGGGTCATCCGCTCCATCGGGGATGCAAGGGGCCGACGCAAGAGAGATGAACAG CTCacccctgaggaagaggagaaaaggaggGTGAGGCGTGAGAGGAATAAGTTAGCTGCCGCCAAATGCCGCAACCGCAGGCGAGAGCTCACCGAGATGCTTCAAGGG GAgacagagaagctggaggaagagaaggCAGACCTGCAGAAGGAGATCGAGAGCCTGCAGAAGGAGAAAGACAAGCTGGAGTTCATGCTGGTTGCACACAATCCAGTGTGCAAGCTCCCAATGGAGGAGCGCCACCAGTCGTCTgggcaccagcagcaccagcagcagtgtGCCCCCCTGCCCCTGACTATGCGCCCAAACTTGGGAACCCGGGCTCAAATGAACCAAGTGGTAGTGAAGCAAGAGCCGGAGGACACCGAGGATGGGGTGGGAAAGCCCCAGCGCTCTGTCATCAAGCCTATCTGCCTGGGTGGTGGGGGTGTCAGCGGTGGGATGTACTGCACGGATGGAGACAGCCTGAACACACCGGTGGTGGCAGCATCCACCCCGGCAGCCACACCCAACGCCCCAAGCCTCATATTCACCTACCCGAATATGCTGGAGCCTGAAAGCCCCTCACCCTCCTCCGAGTCCTGCTCCAAGGCCCATcggcgcagcagcagcagcggtgacCAATCGTCAGACTCCCTCAACTCGCCCACCCTCCTGGCCCTCTGA
- the fosl2 gene encoding fos-related antigen 2 isoform X2 has product MPGSNSAFIPTINAITTSQDLQWMVQPTVITSMSNPYSRSHPYGHHLTNGPGLLGHNTLARPGVIRSIGDARGRRKRDEQLTPEEEEKRRVRRERNKLAAAKCRNRRRELTEMLQGETEKLEEEKADLQKEIESLQKEKDKLEFMLVAHNPVCKLPMEERHQSSGHQQHQQQCAPLPLTMRPNLGTRAQMNQVVVKQEPEDTEDGVGKPQRSVIKPICLGGGGVSGGMYCTDGDSLNTPVVAASTPAATPNAPSLIFTYPNMLEPESPSPSSESCSKAHRRSSSSGDQSSDSLNSPTLLAL; this is encoded by the exons ATGCCCGGCTCTAACAGTGCCTTCATACCCACCATCAATGCAATCACGACCAGCCAAGACCTGCAGTGGATGGTACAGCCCACCGTCATCACTTCCATGTCCAACCCTTACTCCCGCTCCCACCCGTACGGCCATCACCTGACCAATGGGCCAGGGCTGCTGGGGCACAACACGCTGGCTCGGCCCGGGGTCATCCGCTCCATCGGGGATGCAAGGGGCCGACGCAAGAGAGATGAACAG CTCacccctgaggaagaggagaaaaggaggGTGAGGCGTGAGAGGAATAAGTTAGCTGCCGCCAAATGCCGCAACCGCAGGCGAGAGCTCACCGAGATGCTTCAAGGG GAgacagagaagctggaggaagagaaggCAGACCTGCAGAAGGAGATCGAGAGCCTGCAGAAGGAGAAAGACAAGCTGGAGTTCATGCTGGTTGCACACAATCCAGTGTGCAAGCTCCCAATGGAGGAGCGCCACCAGTCGTCTgggcaccagcagcaccagcagcagtgtGCCCCCCTGCCCCTGACTATGCGCCCAAACTTGGGAACCCGGGCTCAAATGAACCAAGTGGTAGTGAAGCAAGAGCCGGAGGACACCGAGGATGGGGTGGGAAAGCCCCAGCGCTCTGTCATCAAGCCTATCTGCCTGGGTGGTGGGGGTGTCAGCGGTGGGATGTACTGCACGGATGGAGACAGCCTGAACACACCGGTGGTGGCAGCATCCACCCCGGCAGCCACACCCAACGCCCCAAGCCTCATATTCACCTACCCGAATATGCTGGAGCCTGAAAGCCCCTCACCCTCCTCCGAGTCCTGCTCCAAGGCCCATcggcgcagcagcagcagcggtgacCAATCGTCAGACTCCCTCAACTCGCCCACCCTCCTGGCCCTCTGA
- the LOC115566239 gene encoding potassium voltage-gated channel subfamily S member 3-like gives MVYGQILHRHNPDECFININVGGFKQRMEHQVLKRFPQTRLGRLVCCSSKEAILELCDDFSPSEMEYYFDRNPRFFCYVLNFYLTGKIHLVDGLCVFSFVQEIEYWGIKERHLDLCCSNKYYELTALAEHKSWDQRSNELQLHSSASSVEELSASEENTEMFEGSWCADVRRNIWIRLENPGYSTSAKVMAVASLSVVMISIVAMCIHSMQDLHQVDLNEKESENPVLTFCESFCVLFFSAEFILRLAVAPSARKFMYSPLNIIDVLSVMPFYVTIACNIMDKGENTDLGNVGKVVQILRLMRVFRILKLARHSAGLRSLGATLRHSSREVGQLVLFLSVGIFMFSALMYCVEKECQESELQSIPIGWWWATISMTTVGYGDTFPVTLAGKMIGTLCIICGLLIVALPITNIFNKFSKFYQKQKHMDSRQSNN, from the coding sequence ATGGTGTATGGACAGATCCTTCACCGGCACAACCCTGATGAGTGCTTTATCAATATCAATGTTGGTGGTTTCAAACAACGAATGGAGCACCAAGTTTTGAAACGATTCCCACAGACACGTCTGGGTCGCCTTGTGTGTTGTAGCTCCAAAGAAGCAATCCTGGAGCTCTGCGATGATTTCAGTCCTTCTGAAATGGAGTACTACTTTGACCGAAATCCACGTTTTTTCTGCTACGTTCTCAACTTTTACCTCACAGGCAAAATCCACCTGGTGGAtgggttgtgtgttttctcatttGTTCAAGAGATTGAGTATTGGGGCATCAAGGAGCGCCACCTGGACCTCTGCTGCAGTAACAAATACTATGAACTGACTGCGCTCGCTGAGCACAAGAGCTGGGATCAGAGGAGCAATGAGCTACAACTCCACAGCTCTGCCTCATCTGTTGAGGAGCTGTCAGCTTcggaagaaaacacagaaatgtttgaaGGTTCCTGGTGTGCCGATGTCCGCAGGAATATTTGGATCCGACTTGAGAATCCTGGTTACTCCACTTCAGCCAAAGTGATGGCTGTAGCATCCCTAAGTGTTGTCATGATCTCTATTGTTGCCATGTGCATCCACAGCATGCAAGACCTCCATCAAGTGGATCTCAATGAGAAGGAGAGTGAAAACCCAGTGCTGACTTTCTGTGAGAGCTTCTGTGTTCTGTTCTTCTCTGCAGAATTCATTCTTCGTTTGGCTGTTGCACCATCAGCCAGGAAGTTCATGTACAGCCCTCTCAACATTATTGATGTTCTGTCAGTCATGCCCTTCTATGTCACAATAGCCTGTAATATAATGGATAAAGGGGAGAACACAGACCTGGGAAATGTTGGCAAAGTGGTGCAGATCTTGAGGTTGATGCGTGTGTTTCGCATCCTAAAACTCGCTCGCCACTCAGCAGGTCTTCGTTCTCTTGGTGCTACACTGCGACACAGCTCCCGTGAAGTAGGGCAGCTGGTGCTTTTCTTGTCTGTGggcattttcatgttttctgctCTCATGTACTGTGTAGAGAAAGAATGTCAGGAGTCAGAGTTGCAGAGTATCCCCATAGGCTGGTGGTGGGCCACCATTAGCATGACTACAGTGGGCTATGGAGACACATTTCCTGTTACCCTTGCTGGGAAGATGATAGGTACACTATGCATCATCTGTGGGCTACTGATTGTGGCTCTGCCCATTACTAACATCTTCAATAAATTCTCCAAGTTCTATCAGAAGCAGAAACACATGGATAGCAGACAAAGCAATAACTGA